TGCTCGTGTCCGCATTTGGGATCATCGCGCTGGTGACTCTCATAGTAGGTGGTTTCGTCTTCGCCACCCTTGGCGGCCTGGCGGTTCTCTTTTTGATCGGCGGACTGGCGGCGCTGGTAGTGCAGTGCATTTTTCCCAAACGCGGAAAGGGTGCGGGGAAGGATTCCCACAAGTAAGCCAGACGGACAGACCAAGATGATGCCTTTGGGGCCAAAAGGAAAGCGGGTGAATGAGTCGTTAGAAGCCAGCGCGGCCAATAACGCGAAGGGCACTGTCTTGAAGGACCGCGACCCTCGCTCTTTCGATCATCTTGCGGAGGAATATGACTTTGCGGCTTCACTCGAACGGAGACCTGATTTTTTCCTCAGCCATCTGCCGCAACGTCGTTGCCGCGTCCTGGATGTCGGCTGCGGAACGGGCATCCTCGCCAAGGAACTCGCACGGCATTTTCAAACAGTTGTTGCCATCGACATTTCCGAGCCGATGCTCGCAATCGCTCGCGGGAAGCGGGCTGCAGCCAACATCGAGTATCGGCGGACAGATGCGGATCAACTGGTTCTGGAGGAGAAATTCGACGCCATCGTTAGCCATACGACATTTCATCATCTGGAAGATGTGCCCCGGACTTTGAGTGTGCTGAAAACGGCGCTCGAACCGGATGGCCGTTTGATCCTTGTTGATAACGTCGTCCGTTGGCCTTTCTTGGATCGCCATACACCGCTGCGTAACGCCTTATCCTGCCTGAGGTTTCCGCCGGATGCCTTGCGCCATGGTCTTCTCCCCGCGTGGCGGCTTTTCCGATTTCGTGTGTCGCGTTCCTGGCTCGCCCATATGGCAACGGACCGGTTCCTGTCGGCGGATGAGTTTCGTAATACATACGGTCAACTCCTGCCCGGCGCCTCGTTTACTCGGTTGAAATACTTCATGGGTGTGGTGTGGCAGGTACCTGGGCCCAATGCTGCTTGACCGGGTGTTTTTGCTTGTGAGATTGGTTCTGTTGACGATCATGGTGCGAGGATGAGGATTGCCATCGCGTCGGATCATGCGGGATTTCGCTACAAGGTGCTCGTCACAGCGCATTTGCGATCCGGCGGGTACGAAGTTGACGATTTTGGGACGGACAGCGAAGCGCCGGTCGACTATCCGGATTTTATCCGTCCTGCGGCCGAAAGCGTGGCGAATGGGAAAGCCGACCTGGGAATTGTTTTGGGAGGCAGCGGGAATGGCGAGGCCATCGTAGCCAACAAAGTCAGGCGTATCCGCTGCGCTGTTTGCTGGAACGAGGAAAGTGCCCGGCTTGCCAAACAACACAATAACGCGAACGTCATCTCCTTCGGCCAGAGGATGGTCAGCGAAGCAGAAGCGATCCGCATTGTTGATGCCTGGCTGCACGCTGAATTTGAAGGCGGTCGACACCTGCGAAGAATCGAGAAGATTGAAAGGGGCGGCACGTGAACCATTGACCGCCGGGCGCCAGTCCAATGGATGACCGAAAGGCCATGAGTCACGATTCGACTGTCGAGA
This Verrucomicrobiia bacterium DNA region includes the following protein-coding sequences:
- a CDS encoding methyltransferase domain-containing protein; the protein is MNESLEASAANNAKGTVLKDRDPRSFDHLAEEYDFAASLERRPDFFLSHLPQRRCRVLDVGCGTGILAKELARHFQTVVAIDISEPMLAIARGKRAAANIEYRRTDADQLVLEEKFDAIVSHTTFHHLEDVPRTLSVLKTALEPDGRLILVDNVVRWPFLDRHTPLRNALSCLRFPPDALRHGLLPAWRLFRFRVSRSWLAHMATDRFLSADEFRNTYGQLLPGASFTRLKYFMGVVWQVPGPNAA
- the rpiB gene encoding ribose 5-phosphate isomerase B, which produces MRIAIASDHAGFRYKVLVTAHLRSGGYEVDDFGTDSEAPVDYPDFIRPAAESVANGKADLGIVLGGSGNGEAIVANKVRRIRCAVCWNEESARLAKQHNNANVISFGQRMVSEAEAIRIVDAWLHAEFEGGRHLRRIEKIERGGT